From a single Miscanthus floridulus cultivar M001 chromosome 8, ASM1932011v1, whole genome shotgun sequence genomic region:
- the LOC136474279 gene encoding uncharacterized protein: protein MSLEDSFKKRVAKCRREHDIIYKQLPVLLEKLEILFPTGKKTESSEPQNKSETKKKLVAPLTPAEIGERYKDLEETIKGFLKDLDDAEKETGGTSQAATPPSVEDE, encoded by the exons ATGTCGCTGGAGGATAGTTTCAAGAAGAGAGTAGCCAAGTGCCGCAGGGAACATGACATTATTTACAAGCAG CTCCCAGTGCTGCTAGAGAAGCTGGAGATTCTGTTTCCTACGGGGAAGAAGACGGAAAGCTCCGAGCCGCAG AACAAATCTGAAACAAAGAAGAAGCTGGTCGCCCCGCTGACGCCGGCAGAAATAGGGGAGCGCTACAAGGATCTGGAGGAGACCATCAAGGGATTCCTCAAGGACCTGGACGACGCCGAGAAGGAGACCGGAGGCACGAGCCAGGCGGCAACGCCACCTTCAGTGGAAGACGAGTAA